One Streptomyces sp. R28 DNA window includes the following coding sequences:
- a CDS encoding SDR family NAD(P)-dependent oxidoreductase, with the protein MTGGLNGRSVIVTGAGSGIGRAAALGFAKEGARVVAADLNAEGAQTVVKEIEQAGGDAVAVVGDLSEQAVVDRVVETAVERFGGVDILVNNAGIMDRMSALADVTDAEWERVIRVNLTAPFLLTRAVLPHMLQAGRGAIVNTASEAGLRGSAAGAAYTASKHGVVGLTKSLAVMYRKQGIRANAIAPGGTQTGIVVDAARDAHGPAALGPHFVNLGRMAQPEEQAAAIVFLASDAASNINGVILPVDDGWSAV; encoded by the coding sequence ATGACCGGCGGACTGAACGGACGCAGCGTCATCGTCACCGGAGCGGGCTCGGGCATCGGGCGCGCGGCCGCCCTGGGCTTCGCCAAGGAGGGCGCCCGGGTCGTGGCGGCGGACCTGAACGCCGAGGGTGCGCAGACGGTCGTCAAGGAGATCGAGCAGGCGGGCGGCGACGCGGTCGCGGTCGTCGGCGACCTGAGCGAGCAGGCCGTGGTCGACCGGGTGGTCGAGACCGCCGTCGAGCGCTTCGGCGGCGTGGACATCCTGGTGAACAACGCCGGGATCATGGACCGCATGTCGGCGTTGGCGGACGTCACCGACGCCGAGTGGGAGCGGGTCATACGGGTCAACCTCACCGCCCCCTTCCTGCTCACCCGGGCGGTCCTGCCGCACATGCTCCAGGCGGGCAGAGGCGCCATCGTCAACACGGCCTCCGAGGCCGGCCTGCGCGGCAGCGCCGCGGGCGCCGCCTACACGGCGTCCAAGCACGGCGTGGTGGGGCTCACCAAGTCCCTTGCGGTGATGTACCGCAAGCAGGGAATTCGCGCGAACGCCATCGCCCCGGGCGGCACTCAGACCGGCATCGTCGTGGACGCCGCGCGGGACGCGCACGGACCGGCGGCGCTCGGCCCGCACTTCGTCAACCTCGGCAGGATGGCCCAGCCCGAGGAGCAGGCCGCCGCCATCGTGTTCCTCGCCTCGGACGCGGCGAGCAACATCAACGGCGTGATCCTGCCGGTCGACGACGGCTGGTCGGCGGTCTGA
- a CDS encoding glycoside hydrolase family 75 protein, whose product MRLHSLTLAAASAALLAPTMPPPVPPPTQEESTAHREADVSAADLLSKVRECAAVSRGRYRSDSGVPATIRVCGAQDAVFWKADMDIDCDGQRTRHCNRRTDPYFSAATAYQQSDGRHLSAENLPYIVVPAPSRLWNPLDHGIRGGSVAAVVYQGRVRYAVVGDVGPNDMIGEASYAAAETLGISPDPHGGGTASGVTYIVFKDERVTPIEDHAAAVTTGQRLAREFVYGKRFVPGG is encoded by the coding sequence GTGCGTCTCCACTCGCTGACGCTGGCCGCGGCAAGCGCCGCCCTGCTCGCCCCGACGATGCCGCCCCCGGTCCCGCCGCCCACGCAGGAAGAGTCAACGGCCCACCGCGAGGCCGACGTCAGCGCCGCTGACCTGCTGTCGAAGGTGCGTGAGTGCGCCGCGGTCTCCCGGGGGCGCTATCGCAGCGACAGTGGGGTGCCCGCGACGATCCGTGTCTGCGGGGCGCAGGACGCGGTGTTCTGGAAGGCCGACATGGACATCGACTGCGACGGGCAGCGCACCCGCCACTGCAACCGCCGTACCGATCCGTACTTCTCCGCCGCGACGGCTTACCAGCAGTCCGACGGCCGCCACTTGAGCGCCGAAAACCTCCCGTACATCGTCGTGCCCGCTCCGAGCCGCCTCTGGAACCCACTTGACCACGGCATCCGCGGCGGCTCGGTGGCCGCGGTCGTGTACCAGGGCCGGGTGCGGTACGCGGTCGTCGGCGACGTCGGCCCGAACGACATGATCGGCGAGGCGTCGTACGCCGCCGCCGAGACCCTCGGCATCTCGCCCGACCCGCACGGCGGCGGCACGGCCTCCGGGGTCACCTACATCGTCTTCAAGGACGAGCGGGTGACGCCCATCGAGGACCACGCGGCCGCCGTGACGACCGGGCAGCGGCTGGCGAGGGAGTTCGTGTACGGGAAGCGATTCGTGCCGGGCGGTTGA
- a CDS encoding fibronectin type III domain-containing protein, with protein MRRVPVLVPALCAVLVLLSSCAWSGTEEEGGRVPAAPTGVTAAAGSATSVHVMWNAVSAHRDIRVYEVYRGPTKVKEVPGSAHMVDVTMLRPSTVYAFTVRARDTDGRLGPSSMKVRAATPAAVAADHSAPTRPGQAEGRAVGSRAAQLSWSRATDDRDVVSYDIYQGDTKIHSVGGNQTATVVTGLRPGTRYSFTVRARDAADNLSPATAAVRVTTPGTDDGRGTAPTAFRATTRLADGAYYLDLGWVPPRTDGVIAEYQVELDGRTATSLVYGGSAPRERATYSFYLGREAGVGHRVRIRGRLPDGAWGGFSAERAVTTGGRD; from the coding sequence GTGCGACGCGTTCCCGTCCTCGTTCCCGCGCTCTGCGCAGTGCTCGTCCTGCTCTCGTCCTGCGCGTGGAGCGGGACGGAAGAGGAGGGCGGCCGGGTGCCCGCGGCGCCCACCGGTGTCACGGCCGCCGCGGGCAGCGCGACCAGTGTGCACGTCATGTGGAACGCGGTCTCCGCCCACCGCGACATCCGTGTCTACGAGGTGTATCGGGGACCCACGAAGGTCAAGGAAGTGCCGGGCTCCGCACACATGGTGGATGTCACCATGCTCAGGCCGTCCACCGTGTATGCCTTCACCGTGCGAGCCCGTGACACCGACGGACGGCTCGGGCCGTCGAGCATGAAGGTCCGGGCGGCGACTCCCGCGGCCGTGGCCGCCGACCACTCCGCCCCGACTCGTCCGGGACAGGCCGAGGGCCGGGCGGTCGGCAGCCGGGCGGCGCAACTGTCGTGGTCGAGGGCGACGGACGACCGGGACGTGGTGTCGTACGACATCTATCAGGGCGACACAAAGATCCACAGTGTGGGCGGAAACCAGACGGCGACCGTGGTCACCGGACTTCGGCCCGGCACCCGCTACTCCTTCACCGTCCGGGCCCGGGACGCGGCCGACAACCTCTCGCCGGCCACGGCAGCGGTCCGCGTCACCACGCCCGGCACCGACGACGGGCGCGGCACCGCGCCGACCGCCTTCCGGGCTACGACCCGCCTCGCGGACGGGGCGTACTACCTCGACCTGGGCTGGGTGCCGCCGCGCACGGACGGCGTGATCGCGGAGTACCAGGTCGAGCTCGACGGCCGTACGGCCACCTCGCTGGTGTACGGCGGGAGCGCGCCGCGCGAGCGGGCCACGTACAGCTTCTATCTGGGCCGGGAGGCCGGAGTCGGTCACCGGGTGCGGATCAGGGGGAGGCTACCGGACGGCGCCTGGGGCGGCTTCTCGGCGGAGCGGGCGGTGACGACCGGCGGGCGGGACTGA
- a CDS encoding PadR family transcriptional regulator codes for MSLPHAILIALVEKPSSGLELTRRFDKSIGYFWSATHQQIYRELGKLEAEGFIRTLPSEQPARGQKKSYEVLPAGRAELARWTAASQDPRPHRDTLLLRMRAASVVGTEGIEADLRRHLDLHRRQLAEYEEIEERDFPPGKDSSQDRLRHLVLRAGIDLETFWTQWLTRALEEFAELPGHETA; via the coding sequence ATGTCACTCCCGCACGCGATCCTCATTGCCCTGGTCGAAAAGCCGTCATCGGGGCTGGAGCTGACCCGCCGGTTCGACAAGTCGATCGGGTACTTCTGGTCGGCGACGCATCAGCAGATCTATCGCGAGCTGGGAAAACTGGAGGCCGAGGGCTTCATCCGCACCCTGCCGAGCGAACAGCCGGCCCGCGGGCAGAAGAAGAGCTACGAGGTCCTGCCCGCGGGCCGCGCCGAACTGGCCCGCTGGACCGCCGCGTCCCAGGACCCGCGGCCCCACCGCGACACGCTGCTGCTGCGCATGCGTGCCGCGTCCGTCGTGGGGACCGAGGGCATCGAGGCCGATCTGCGGCGCCATCTCGATCTGCACCGGCGGCAGTTGGCCGAGTACGAGGAGATCGAGGAGCGCGACTTCCCGCCCGGCAAGGACAGTTCGCAGGACCGGCTGCGGCACCTGGTGCTGCGCGCCGGTATCGATCTGGAGACCTTCTGGACGCAGTGGCTCACCCGCGCTCTGGAGGAGTTCGCGGAGCTGCCGGGCCACGAGACGGCGTGA
- a CDS encoding FAD-dependent oxidoreductase, with product MSRYPHLLSPLDLGFTTLPNRVLMGSMHVGLEEAEHGFERMAAFYAERARGGVGLIVTGGIAPNDEGRPYEGGAKLTTEAEAEQHRVITDAVHREGGRIAMQILHFGRYAYHQDLVAPSPLQAPISPFPPRELTDAEVERTIDDYARAARLARQAGYDGVEIMGSEGYLINEFIAQQTNRRTDRWGGSYANRMRFPVEIVRRVREAVGEDFIIVYRLSMLDLVPGGSTLDEVITLAKAVEAAGATIINTGIGWHEARIPTIATSVPRGAYTWVTKRLMGEVSVPLVTTNRINTPELAEELLADGCADMVSMARPMLADPDFVAKAAAGKPEAINTCIGCNQACLDHTFSGKITSCLVNPRACHETELTLAPTRLRKRVAVVGAGPAGLACAVSAAERGHEVTLFDAASEVGGQLNVARKVPGKQEFDETLRYFRHQLDWQGVDVRLNTWVAAEDLAGYDEVVVATGVTPRTPDIPGIDHPSVVGYLDVLRDGAPVGERVAVLGAGGIGFDVAEFLTDGGDKASEDPATYFRQWGVDMDYTGPGGLAAPERPAPPRTVHLLQRKATKVGAGLGKTTGWIHRTELKHRGVTMVPGVRYDRIDDAGLHVTVGEESTVLAVDTIVLCTGQEPRRGLYEELLAAGRSVHLIGGADVAAELDAKRAIKQGTELAASL from the coding sequence ATGAGCCGTTACCCGCACCTGCTGAGCCCGCTCGACCTGGGCTTCACCACGCTGCCCAACCGCGTCCTCATGGGCTCCATGCACGTGGGCCTCGAGGAGGCCGAGCACGGCTTCGAGCGCATGGCCGCCTTCTACGCGGAGCGAGCGCGCGGGGGAGTGGGCCTGATCGTCACCGGCGGGATCGCACCCAACGACGAGGGGCGCCCGTACGAGGGTGGCGCGAAGCTCACCACCGAGGCGGAGGCCGAGCAGCACCGGGTCATCACCGACGCCGTGCACCGCGAGGGCGGCCGGATCGCGATGCAGATCCTGCACTTCGGCCGGTACGCCTACCACCAGGACCTGGTCGCGCCGAGCCCGCTCCAGGCGCCGATCAGCCCCTTCCCGCCCCGCGAGCTCACCGACGCCGAGGTCGAGCGGACCATCGACGACTACGCGCGCGCCGCCCGCCTCGCCCGGCAGGCCGGGTACGACGGCGTGGAGATCATGGGCTCCGAGGGCTACCTCATCAACGAGTTCATCGCCCAGCAGACCAACCGGCGCACCGACCGCTGGGGCGGCTCCTACGCGAACCGCATGCGCTTCCCGGTCGAGATCGTCCGCCGGGTGCGCGAGGCCGTCGGCGAGGACTTCATCATCGTCTACCGGCTGTCCATGCTGGACCTCGTCCCGGGCGGCTCCACACTCGACGAGGTGATCACACTCGCCAAGGCCGTCGAGGCCGCCGGGGCGACGATCATCAACACCGGCATCGGCTGGCACGAGGCGCGCATCCCGACCATCGCCACCTCGGTGCCGCGCGGCGCCTACACCTGGGTCACGAAGCGGTTGATGGGCGAGGTGTCGGTCCCGCTCGTCACCACCAACCGCATCAACACCCCCGAGCTGGCCGAGGAGTTGCTGGCCGACGGCTGCGCGGACATGGTGTCGATGGCCCGTCCGATGCTCGCCGACCCCGACTTCGTCGCCAAGGCCGCGGCCGGGAAGCCGGAGGCGATCAACACCTGCATCGGCTGCAATCAGGCCTGCCTGGACCACACCTTCAGCGGCAAGATCACGTCCTGCCTGGTCAACCCGCGCGCCTGCCACGAGACCGAGCTGACGCTCGCCCCGACCCGGCTGCGCAAGCGGGTCGCCGTGGTGGGCGCCGGACCCGCCGGCCTCGCCTGTGCCGTGAGCGCGGCCGAACGCGGCCACGAGGTCACGCTGTTCGACGCAGCGAGCGAGGTCGGCGGCCAGCTGAACGTCGCCCGCAAGGTGCCGGGCAAGCAGGAGTTCGACGAGACGCTGCGCTACTTCCGCCACCAGCTCGACTGGCAGGGCGTGGACGTACGGCTGAACACGTGGGTGGCGGCAGAGGACCTCGCCGGCTACGACGAGGTGGTGGTCGCCACCGGCGTCACCCCGCGCACTCCGGACATCCCCGGCATCGACCACCCGAGCGTCGTGGGCTACCTCGACGTCCTGCGCGACGGCGCCCCCGTCGGCGAGCGCGTCGCCGTCCTCGGCGCGGGCGGCATCGGCTTCGACGTGGCCGAGTTCCTCACCGACGGCGGCGACAAGGCCAGCGAGGACCCGGCGACGTACTTCCGCCAGTGGGGCGTCGACATGGACTACACGGGCCCAGGCGGTCTCGCCGCCCCCGAGCGCCCCGCCCCGCCGCGCACCGTCCACCTGCTGCAGCGCAAGGCCACCAAGGTCGGCGCGGGCCTCGGCAAGACCACCGGCTGGATCCACCGCACCGAGCTCAAGCACCGGGGCGTCACCATGGTTCCGGGTGTGCGCTACGACCGTATCGACGACGCCGGACTGCACGTCACTGTCGGCGAGGAGAGCACGGTTCTGGCGGTGGACACCATCGTGCTGTGCACCGGGCAGGAGCCGCGTCGCGGCCTGTACGAGGAGCTGCTCGCGGCGGGCCGCAGCGTGCACCTCATCGGCGGTGCCGACGTGGCCGCCGAACTGGACGCCAAGCGGGCCATCAAGCAGGGCACGGAGCTGGCGGCGAGCCTGTAG
- a CDS encoding M20 family metallopeptidase: MTAHADVIDLARRLVRCPSRAGIDDYGPVLDVLEDWLAGRELPFRRLHDGEGCAVGLLIEVAGARSGPWWALDACVDTAPYGDEDAWSFAPDSGEVVDGWLHGRGAADSKLAAAMFCGIAAELHGRADALHGGLAVLLDADEHTGGFGGARAYLADPEAVRPAGVMIGYPGLDEVVVGGRGLWRAVIAVHAASGHSGSRRTAPGAVSRAAHLVRLLEEAELPGAEGEFPLPPKLTVTSCHGGQGFSVVPDRCELGVDIRTTPSFDADAAERLVRTAVGELDLRVPAPRPTTITPVAAWPPYRLVKDQQPAAALLEAAAREGLVVRPKTAGPSNIGNLLAGEGIPATAGFGVRYEGLHGVDERACLEDLPAVHAVYRRAVLSLLGSP; this comes from the coding sequence ATGACCGCACACGCCGACGTGATCGACCTCGCCCGGCGGCTGGTCCGCTGCCCCAGCCGCGCCGGGATCGACGACTACGGCCCCGTCCTCGACGTCCTGGAGGACTGGCTCGCGGGGCGTGAGCTGCCCTTTCGCCGCCTCCACGACGGCGAGGGATGCGCCGTCGGCCTGCTGATCGAGGTCGCGGGCGCCCGGTCCGGCCCGTGGTGGGCGCTCGACGCCTGCGTCGACACCGCGCCCTACGGCGACGAGGACGCCTGGTCGTTCGCGCCGGACTCCGGGGAGGTCGTCGACGGCTGGCTGCACGGCAGGGGCGCCGCGGACTCCAAGCTCGCCGCGGCGATGTTCTGCGGTATCGCGGCCGAGCTGCACGGCCGTGCCGACGCCCTGCACGGCGGGCTCGCCGTGCTCCTCGACGCCGACGAGCACACGGGCGGCTTCGGCGGAGCCCGTGCCTATCTGGCCGACCCGGAGGCGGTGCGTCCGGCCGGGGTGATGATCGGCTACCCCGGACTCGACGAGGTCGTGGTCGGCGGGCGCGGTCTGTGGCGGGCCGTGATCGCGGTGCACGCGGCCTCGGGCCACTCGGGGTCCCGCCGCACGGCACCGGGTGCCGTCTCCCGTGCGGCACATCTGGTACGGCTCCTGGAGGAAGCCGAACTCCCGGGCGCCGAGGGGGAGTTCCCCCTGCCGCCGAAACTGACGGTGACCTCCTGCCACGGCGGTCAGGGCTTCTCGGTGGTGCCCGATCGGTGCGAGCTGGGCGTCGACATCCGTACCACGCCGTCCTTCGACGCCGACGCCGCCGAGCGGCTGGTGCGTACGGCGGTGGGCGAGCTGGACCTGCGGGTGCCCGCACCGCGGCCGACCACGATCACCCCGGTGGCCGCCTGGCCGCCGTATCGACTGGTGAAGGACCAGCAGCCCGCCGCCGCACTGCTGGAGGCGGCCGCCCGGGAGGGGCTCGTCGTTCGCCCGAAGACCGCCGGTCCGTCGAACATCGGCAATCTGCTGGCGGGCGAGGGCATCCCGGCCACGGCGGGCTTCGGCGTGCGGTACGAGGGGCTGCACGGCGTGGACGAGCGGGCCTGTCTCGAAGACCTGCCCGCCGTCCACGCCGTCTATCGTCGTGCCGTTCTCAGCCTGCTGGGCTCGCCCTGA
- a CDS encoding SpoIIE family protein phosphatase yields the protein MSAAERPVAEGDEPVRGPVGPSGLLDVLGVASVVLDTEGRIVLWSPQAEELFGYPAQEALGEYAARIMVHEQHVDLVVKLFADVMETGEGWAGAFPIRRKDGTTRLVEFRNMRLLDDRGDVYALGLCADQSTVRQVERDVALSTRTIAQAPVGLAVLDTDLRYVSVNEALALLNGIPADDHIGHTPRELLPDIDADAIEGALREVLRTGEPLINQRITGRTPADPDREHFWSISLYRLEDTAGTVLGVAGMAVDITEQHQAAVEAETARRRLALIADASARIGTTLDLDRTARELADVAVPELADVAAVDLLEAVVEGRRSNLGPAESAVIRALAVKAEDGREALDAADQPGQVARYGPDRLVTECVRTASPVMVGQVQEKDLPRIARSPEAVGQLSRAGVHSYLAVPLIARGEVLGALDLKRTRNPLPFSEDDLLLARELAARAAVQIDNARWYQNARDTALTLQRSMLPSHPPVTGGLEVASRYQPAGASAEVGGDWFDVIPLEGGKTALVVGDVMGSGIDAATTMGRLRTATHTLASLDLEPTLLLEHLDKITEGLDHSIATCVYAVHDPQLRQCRIANAGHLPPARVRHGHPPELLELPTGAPLGVGGVAFSTTTVALEPGDQLVFYTDGLVETRQHPLDERLDALLELLDDPDRPLEECCDLLLRTLHQPDNSDDVALLIARVLPPS from the coding sequence ATGTCTGCAGCCGAACGTCCCGTGGCCGAGGGCGACGAGCCGGTGCGCGGGCCGGTAGGTCCGAGCGGGCTGCTCGACGTGCTGGGCGTGGCCTCGGTGGTGCTGGACACCGAGGGGCGCATCGTGCTGTGGAGCCCGCAGGCCGAGGAGCTGTTCGGCTATCCGGCGCAGGAGGCGCTGGGCGAGTACGCGGCCCGGATCATGGTCCACGAACAGCACGTCGATCTGGTCGTCAAGCTGTTCGCCGACGTCATGGAGACCGGCGAGGGCTGGGCCGGGGCCTTCCCGATCCGGCGCAAGGACGGCACCACACGACTGGTGGAGTTCCGCAACATGCGGCTGCTGGACGACCGGGGGGACGTCTACGCGCTGGGCCTGTGCGCCGACCAGTCGACGGTCCGCCAGGTGGAGCGGGACGTCGCCCTGTCGACCCGGACGATCGCGCAGGCTCCGGTCGGCCTGGCCGTCCTCGACACCGACCTGCGGTACGTCTCGGTCAACGAGGCGCTGGCCCTGCTCAACGGCATCCCCGCCGACGACCACATCGGCCACACGCCGCGCGAGCTGCTGCCGGACATCGATGCCGACGCCATCGAGGGGGCGCTGCGTGAAGTGCTGCGGACCGGTGAACCGCTCATCAACCAGCGCATCACGGGCCGGACTCCGGCCGATCCGGACCGGGAGCACTTCTGGTCCATCTCGCTCTACCGGCTGGAGGACACGGCGGGGACCGTGCTCGGCGTGGCCGGGATGGCCGTGGACATCACCGAGCAGCATCAGGCCGCCGTCGAGGCCGAGACGGCACGGCGGCGCCTGGCGCTGATCGCCGACGCCTCCGCGCGGATCGGCACCACCCTGGACCTGGACCGTACGGCGCGCGAACTGGCCGACGTGGCCGTGCCGGAGCTCGCCGACGTGGCGGCCGTGGATCTGCTGGAAGCCGTGGTCGAGGGCAGGCGCAGCAATCTCGGGCCCGCGGAATCGGCGGTGATCCGCGCCCTGGCAGTCAAGGCGGAGGACGGCAGGGAGGCTCTCGACGCCGCGGACCAGCCGGGGCAGGTCGCCCGCTACGGACCCGACCGCCTGGTCACCGAGTGCGTGCGCACCGCCAGTCCGGTCATGGTGGGGCAGGTCCAGGAGAAGGACCTGCCGCGCATCGCCCGCTCCCCCGAGGCCGTCGGCCAGCTGAGCCGCGCGGGCGTGCACTCCTACTTGGCGGTGCCGCTGATCGCGCGCGGCGAGGTGCTCGGCGCCTTGGACCTCAAGCGCACCCGCAATCCGCTGCCGTTCAGCGAGGACGACCTGCTGCTCGCCCGTGAGCTGGCGGCCCGCGCCGCCGTGCAGATCGACAACGCCCGCTGGTACCAGAACGCCCGCGACACGGCCCTCACCCTGCAGCGCAGCATGCTGCCCAGCCATCCGCCGGTGACCGGTGGCCTGGAGGTCGCCTCCCGCTACCAGCCCGCGGGCGCCAGTGCCGAGGTCGGCGGCGACTGGTTCGACGTGATTCCGCTGGAGGGCGGCAAGACCGCGCTCGTCGTCGGCGACGTGATGGGCAGCGGCATCGACGCCGCCACGACCATGGGCCGGCTGCGCACCGCGACGCACACCCTGGCCTCCCTCGACCTCGAACCGACCCTCCTCCTGGAACACCTCGACAAGATCACCGAGGGCCTCGACCACTCCATCGCCACCTGCGTCTACGCCGTCCACGACCCACAGCTGCGGCAGTGCCGGATCGCCAACGCCGGGCACCTGCCGCCCGCCCGCGTCCGCCACGGCCACCCGCCGGAACTCCTCGAACTGCCCACCGGGGCGCCGCTGGGCGTCGGCGGCGTCGCCTTCTCGACGACGACCGTCGCCCTCGAACCGGGCGACCAGCTGGTCTTCTACACCGACGGCCTCGTCGAGACCCGGCAGCACCCGCTCGACGAACGCCTCGACGCGCTCCTCGAGCTCCTCGACGACCCCGACCGCCCCCTGGAGGAGTGCTGCGACCTCCTCCTGCGCACCCTGCACCAGCCCGACAACTCCGACGACGTGGCGCTGCTCATCGCGCGTGTGCTGCCCCCGAGTTGA
- a CDS encoding putative protein N(5)-glutamine methyltransferase — protein sequence MPPLSSSSPSPSCPSPLSRDAVVTALRAAGCVFAEDEARLILAAAHSSDELAAMVDRRVTGLPLELVLGWAEFRGRRIAVEPGVFVPRRRTEFLVEQALVHAPAASVVVDLCCGSGAVGAALAVALGRVELHAADIDPAAVRCARRNVAAFDGQVYEGDLFEALPGSLRGRAGILAANVPYVPTGEVGLLPAEAREHEPRVALDGGPDGLDVLRRVAAEAPRWLAPGGCVLVETSERQAPTALEAFTGSGLSARLVASEELYATVVVGLN from the coding sequence ATGCCACCTCTCTCTTCTTCCTCGCCCTCTCCCTCGTGCCCCTCGCCGCTCTCGCGCGACGCGGTCGTGACCGCACTCCGTGCCGCCGGCTGTGTCTTCGCCGAGGACGAGGCACGGCTGATCCTGGCCGCCGCTCACAGCTCGGACGAGCTGGCCGCCATGGTGGACCGTCGCGTCACCGGCCTGCCCCTTGAACTCGTCCTCGGCTGGGCCGAGTTCCGCGGCCGGCGCATCGCCGTCGAACCCGGCGTCTTCGTCCCCCGCCGCCGTACCGAGTTCCTGGTCGAACAGGCCCTCGTCCACGCCCCCGCCGCGTCCGTCGTCGTGGACCTGTGCTGCGGCTCGGGCGCGGTCGGCGCGGCACTGGCCGTCGCGCTCGGCAGGGTCGAGCTGCACGCCGCCGACATCGACCCGGCGGCGGTGCGCTGCGCCCGCCGTAACGTGGCCGCCTTCGACGGTCAGGTCTACGAGGGCGACCTCTTCGAGGCGCTGCCCGGGAGCTTGCGCGGCCGCGCCGGCATCCTCGCGGCGAACGTGCCGTACGTACCCACCGGCGAAGTCGGCCTCCTGCCCGCGGAGGCGCGTGAGCACGAACCGCGGGTCGCGCTGGACGGCGGTCCGGACGGGCTGGACGTCCTGCGCCGCGTCGCCGCCGAGGCGCCGCGGTGGCTGGCTCCCGGCGGCTGTGTGCTGGTCGAGACGAGCGAGCGCCAGGCGCCGACGGCCCTGGAGGCCTTCACCGGCAGCGGACTGTCGGCGCGGCTGGTCGCCTCCGAGGAGCTGTACGCGACTGTCGTGGTCGGCCTCAACTAG
- a CDS encoding sulfite oxidase-like oxidoreductase, producing MNVTRGFTGRPRVQNAALPPGQYDAGDDWPVLSAEVTPELTPDEWSFRIDGLVEEPRGWSWEQAHELPASVYEGDIHCVTSWSKFGVRFGGVSLDAFLSVVRPHVSATHAVAYSHTGYTTNLPLADLTGGRAWIAWEFDGEPLAAEHGGPARLLVPHLYFWKSAKWIAGLRILDRDEPGFWEQNGYHARGNPWEEQRYSGD from the coding sequence ATGAACGTCACCAGAGGCTTCACGGGGCGCCCACGCGTCCAGAACGCCGCACTGCCGCCCGGCCAGTACGACGCGGGCGACGACTGGCCCGTCCTGTCCGCGGAGGTCACGCCCGAGCTGACGCCCGACGAGTGGTCCTTCCGGATCGACGGCCTGGTCGAGGAGCCACGCGGCTGGAGCTGGGAGCAGGCACATGAACTGCCGGCGTCGGTGTACGAGGGCGACATCCACTGTGTGACGAGCTGGTCGAAGTTCGGGGTCCGGTTCGGTGGCGTGTCGCTGGACGCCTTCCTCAGTGTGGTCCGGCCCCATGTGTCCGCCACCCATGCCGTCGCCTATTCGCACACGGGGTACACCACCAACCTGCCGCTCGCCGACCTGACCGGCGGGCGGGCGTGGATCGCCTGGGAGTTCGACGGGGAGCCGCTCGCCGCGGAGCACGGTGGCCCGGCGCGGCTGCTGGTGCCGCACCTGTACTTCTGGAAGAGCGCCAAGTGGATCGCGGGCCTGCGGATCCTCGACCGCGACGAGCCGGGCTTCTGGGAGCAGAACGGCTACCACGCCCGCGGCAACCCCTGGGAGGAGCAGCGGTACTCCGGTGACTGA
- a CDS encoding ferredoxin reductase, translated as MTETFTPPTRFAVPGRIAVSNRAAALWQTATITEIRRETPHAATFRLAVPAWAGHLPGQHLMLRLTAEDGYVAQRHYSIASAPDDAGHIELTLDHVEGGEVSGWFHTVAEPGDEVEVRGPLSGFFAWPGDRPALLVGAGSGVVPLMSMLRHHKARGLDVPLRLLVSARSPEELIYAREYGAETTPVFTRSAPEGVAVGRMAAAHVAPLLAEQPPGGWEAYVCGSNGFAEHASRLLVAAGQPVHRIRIERFG; from the coding sequence GTGACTGAGACGTTCACTCCCCCGACCCGTTTCGCCGTGCCCGGGCGGATCGCCGTGAGCAACCGGGCCGCCGCGCTGTGGCAGACCGCCACGATCACCGAGATCCGCCGCGAGACCCCGCACGCCGCCACGTTCCGCCTCGCGGTGCCTGCCTGGGCGGGCCACCTGCCCGGCCAGCACCTGATGCTCCGGCTGACCGCCGAGGACGGCTATGTGGCCCAGCGCCACTACTCGATCGCGTCCGCGCCGGACGACGCCGGGCACATCGAGCTGACCCTGGACCATGTCGAGGGCGGTGAGGTGTCCGGCTGGTTCCACACGGTCGCCGAGCCCGGTGACGAGGTCGAGGTGCGCGGCCCGCTCAGCGGCTTCTTCGCCTGGCCCGGGGACCGGCCCGCGCTGCTGGTCGGCGCCGGCTCCGGCGTCGTACCGCTGATGTCGATGCTGCGACACCACAAGGCGCGGGGCCTGGACGTGCCGTTGCGGCTGCTGGTGTCGGCGCGCAGCCCCGAGGAGCTGATCTACGCGCGGGAGTACGGCGCGGAGACGACGCCCGTGTTCACCCGGAGTGCGCCGGAGGGTGTGGCCGTGGGACGTATGGCCGCCGCACATGTGGCGCCACTCCTGGCCGAGCAGCCACCCGGTGGGTGGGAGGCCTATGTGTGCGGCTCCAACGGATTCGCCGAACATGCCTCGCGGCTGCTCGTCGCGGCAGGTCAGCCCGTGCACCGTATCCGGATCGAGCGCTTCGGCTGA